The Candidatus Cloacimonadota bacterium genome contains the following window.
CATCCCTTGGTCAATTAGAGAAGCCGGTTTAGCGGTTGGTTTACCACGCTGGAGAGTAGTTTTGTCTGTGGTTATTCCGGCATCAAAAACAGGATTGGTCACCGGTTTGCTAATAGCTTTTGCCAGAGCTGCGGGTGAAGCTGCACCATTATTATTCACCTCTTTTGGTAACAATTACATGTCAGCAACCTTGAAGGGCTGGATCTTCGGTCCTGTCGATACCCTTCCCCAAAGGTTATACAGTCTTGCTATCAGCCCCTATCCACAATGGCATAAATTAGGATGGGCTGCCGGCATATTACTCCTTTTCTTTGTTGTTATGTCTTTCGTCATTGCCAGAATTGCTGTACGAGAGAAAAAATACTAAATTCGGAATCTTAATGACTTACTATAGTTTGCTATTATCGGAGGTTTGCTTAGCATGGTTGACAACATAAACCAAGAATCAACTTTAAACAGTTTTGAGAACAAGTCTTCTAAAATTCTGTACCCTAAGTCTCAAGAAGATCTCAGTACAAATTTAAGATTGGAAGCAAGAAAATTATCTGTTATCTACGGTACTAATTATGGTATCAAGGATATTGATCTTCCAATCTATGATAAAAAGGTTACTGCACTTATAGGACCTTCCGGTTGTGGTAAAACAACGTTCTTGCGTTCTCTGAATAGAATGCACGATCTGACCAGAAATACTTATGTTAAGGGGAGTGTTTTACTTAATGGAGAGGATATCTATGCCCCTAAAGTTGATCCGGTAATTATTAGAAGGAAACTGGGTATGGTTTTTCAAAAGCCGACCCCGTTCCCCACAATGTCAATATATGATAACGTTATTGCCGGTTTAAAATTAGTTGGGATCAAAAAGAGATCTCTTCTCGATGAAGTTGTGGAGAAATCTCTCCGTCAGGCGGCGTTATGGGAAGAGGTTAAAGACCGACTCAAAGCACCCGGTGGTAGTCTCTCTGGTGGTCAACAACAAAGATTATCTATAGCCAGAGCTCTTGCAGTTGAACCGGATGTTTTGTTAATGGATGAGCCGACAAGTTCCCTTGATCCTCAATCCACCACAAGAATAGAAGAATTGATCGAGTATTTAAAACAACAGGTTACCATTGTTATCGTAACTCATAATATGCAACAAGCAGCCCGAGTCTCGGATTTCACAGCGTTCTTCTATCTGGGAATTCTTATCGAACATAACACAACTTCCAAAATTTTTACAGTGCCTGAAAATAAGCAAACTGAGGATTACTTAACCGGAAAATTTGGTTGATAAAAATAGTATATCAAAAAGATTTTTATCTCGTAATTTTATGAATACCGCTTTTTTAACTTCTTTCTGCTTCTTTTTTTAGATATAGTTTCATCCGGCGTAAAGCTTTCTGCTTCAATTGTCTTATTCGTTCACGGCTTAGATTCATTATTTTAGCTATCTCAGAGAGTGTTTGTTTCTCAGTAAAATGCAGATTCAGAAACTTTTTCTCCTCTTCAGGAAAATCATGTGGAATATCAAGTTTATTAACTTCAAGTTCTGTTTCTTCTATCTTGACTTCAGTTTCCTTTTCTTGCTCTTCATTTAAAATAGAATCATCATAAGCTATCGCATCCATAGATTCTTTTCGCTCTCGATTCAAAGCATCTATTATTCTCTTCTTAACCCAAAATGCTGCATAAGTAGTGAAGGAAGCCCCTTTCCCTCCATCAAACCGTTCTTTGGCTTCCATTAAGCCGATCATCCCCTCCTGCATAAGATCTTCCATTGGATAGCTATAAGAACGATAACGCGAAACTATCGAGCGGACTAAACCGACGTATTCTTCAATAACTATGGAATTTTTATCTATCTTCATACTATAAATATAATTCTCATATTAAAAGTTCAGTCAAGAAATTGTAAAATCTTTGTTAATTTCTTGAGACGATTATTAGTATTACCTTCAAGCTAATGACACTTCAGCATTAGCTATCTTGGACAGTTAAATTGTCTTGTTCTCATTAAATAAGTGATTATCTTTTCTGTATAAAGGTTTTATTTTAGGAGGTTATAATGAACAACAAATTCTTATATTTAATACTCATGTTAGCAATGTCAATCTCATTACTGTCGGCTCAATCAGATTGGCAAACAGTCAATGCTGCCGGTGTTACTTTTGAGTATAGAGTAACTCCAGACAGATTGAATCTGGAAGGGATCTTGATCGGTCAAACAACGGGATGGGTATCTGTTGGTTTTAACCCCACTTTTATGATGAGAGATGCCAATATCATCATCGGCTATGTTACATCTAATGAGACGATGATTCGAGATGACTGGGGTACCGGCAACACTTCTCATGTTTCAGATCAGAGTCTTGGTGGCACTGATGATGTAACCCTAATTGCCGGTTTGGAAGAGGATGGTTTCACAACACTCCATTTCACAATCCCGCTCGATTCCGGTGATCAATATGACCAGCCGTTGTCAATCGGACAAACATACCCGATAATTTTAGCACGGGGAGCCAATGGAGCCAACAATTTTACAAGTGTTCATATTGCTGCCGGATATGCTGAAATTACTTTGCTTGATCCTGTCTCTGTGGACGATCAATCCATTATTATAAAACCAACAGATAGGATACTTTCGATCTACCCCAACCCCTTCCAAGATCACACAAACATTAGGTTCCGGCTAACAGAAAGTTCTGAGGTTGAGATAAGCTTTTACAATCTGCGTGGTCAATTGATAAACAGAAGGGTTATGGTTCAATCTAGTGGAGAACACGAATTGATCTGGCAACCGGATAATTTACCGGACGGTACTTACTTCATAACTTTTAAGACAAAGAACAGTATGCAAAGTCAACGCATAACCATCATGAAACGTTAGAAGGTTAAGTTTATCGGATAGTAATAATTGCCTGTCCCAGCCCTGTATGATACGAATCAAAATCGTTGTCATTCCCTCTGGCAAAAATAACGGGATAACTCGATCCAGGGACCAGTACTCTATCATAAGGATCTCCCGAATCCAAGGGTATACGAAAATGGAATGTGGTTCTTCCACCTTGTTCAGATGCGGCTATTAGAGTTACGTCATTGGTTCCGCCCAACAAAGTGTCGGCTTCATGTGATACTTCACCGGTTCCAAAATCGTCACGAATAAAACCTATTCCCTCTTCAACGTATCCGATAATGATATTGGCATCTTTCATCCGGTTTGTTGGATTGAAACCAACAGAAATCCAACCGGTTGAATTAGCTGAAAAGATGCATTCCAAATTCTGAGTATCATCCACTTTGTAACGGAGAACAAAGCTGCCGCTCTGAGCGAGATAAAATCCCTCATCGTCGGGAGGATCATCACTAGCGATGAACCTCTCATCCCTGATCGTATTACAACATAAAATCAGAAGAGCTATCATGATAATAAAAAGACACTTCATATTAACCTCCGTTTGTTAAAACCTGCGTTGAATATTGAATCCAAAATATAGGTCCGATCCATTATTGCTGCCTAAAGACTGAGTTGCTGGATGAATCTGAGTCCCGTTTCCTAAGCTGAATAAAAAGTGGTGTCCCCAAGTATCATACTTAAACCCCAAGCTATATGTATCATATTTTCCGATGTACCTATCTAAGCTTGCCGAAGCAGAATTTCGATCCCAAACAGGATAATACTCTCCTATCATACTTAGGTTTCGGAAATACTTCACATGCAAGGCATATCCATTTATAAAACGTTCGTAATAACCATCATAACCTATATTGGTGCTGATTACCACCCACTCCTCATAAATCTTGCTCTGGATCGAAATTAAGTAAAGAAAATTCTTCCGTCTCTCTTCGATAACTAATTGCTCGAAAGTTATATAAGACGTGTCCATTTGCAGAAGCAATGGTAATTCTGCCAAAGAGGGCTGCCAAGATGCTCCCAACTCCAACCGTTTTCCACTTCTCGTATAACTCCCCTTCAATTCCAATTGATGACCAAAATTACGACGGAAAGCCAAGCCAACGTTGGCTCCGACGTTCATCCCAAAAAATGTATCCCATACATCTTCATCCACAGCACCATAAAAACGGTGAATAATGCTGATCTCCATTTCCCCTTTTGTTAAAACACTCGGGGTAAACAAAGAAAAAGAACTATCCTGATAAGAAAAGAGTTGGAGACTGAAAGATAGCATTAAAAT
Protein-coding sequences here:
- a CDS encoding T9SS type A sorting domain-containing protein, which translates into the protein MNNKFLYLILMLAMSISLLSAQSDWQTVNAAGVTFEYRVTPDRLNLEGILIGQTTGWVSVGFNPTFMMRDANIIIGYVTSNETMIRDDWGTGNTSHVSDQSLGGTDDVTLIAGLEEDGFTTLHFTIPLDSGDQYDQPLSIGQTYPIILARGANGANNFTSVHIAAGYAEITLLDPVSVDDQSIIIKPTDRILSIYPNPFQDHTNIRFRLTESSEVEISFYNLRGQLINRRVMVQSSGEHELIWQPDNLPDGTYFITFKTKNSMQSQRITIMKR
- a CDS encoding sigma-70 family RNA polymerase sigma factor, whose product is MKIDKNSIVIEEYVGLVRSIVSRYRSYSYPMEDLMQEGMIGLMEAKERFDGGKGASFTTYAAFWVKKRIIDALNRERKESMDAIAYDDSILNEEQEKETEVKIEETELEVNKLDIPHDFPEEEKKFLNLHFTEKQTLSEIAKIMNLSRERIRQLKQKALRRMKLYLKKEAERS
- the pstB gene encoding phosphate ABC transporter ATP-binding protein PstB; this encodes MVDNINQESTLNSFENKSSKILYPKSQEDLSTNLRLEARKLSVIYGTNYGIKDIDLPIYDKKVTALIGPSGCGKTTFLRSLNRMHDLTRNTYVKGSVLLNGEDIYAPKVDPVIIRRKLGMVFQKPTPFPTMSIYDNVIAGLKLVGIKKRSLLDEVVEKSLRQAALWEEVKDRLKAPGGSLSGGQQQRLSIARALAVEPDVLLMDEPTSSLDPQSTTRIEELIEYLKQQVTIVIVTHNMQQAARVSDFTAFFYLGILIEHNTTSKIFTVPENKQTEDYLTGKFG